The Triticum aestivum cultivar Chinese Spring chromosome 7B, IWGSC CS RefSeq v2.1, whole genome shotgun sequence genome window below encodes:
- the LOC123160167 gene encoding protein TIFY 11e-like — protein sequence MAVSGSAQSRRFAAACGVLSRCIKATDARPAATVVLPLMPGAEVPAQDEHAVGPAPASAQMTIFYGGQVLVLDEVPDDRAAELLRVAAAAGTTRGDGDLPMARKASLQRFMEKRKGRLAARAVPYSRPDGDASCYHLTLTL from the coding sequence ATGGCGGTGTCAGGGAGCGCTCAGAGCCGACGGTTCGCCGCAGCGTGCGGCGTTCTCAGCCGCTGCATCAAGGCGACGGACGCGCGGCCGGCCGCCACGGTGGTCCTCCCCCTCATGCCCGGAGCCGAAGTGCCCGCGCAAGACGAGCACGCGGTGGGTCCTGCGCCGGCGAGCGCGCAGATGACCATCTTCTACGGCGGGCAGGTGCTGGTACTTGACGAGGTCCCAGATGACAGGGCGGCCGAGCTGCTCCGTGTCGCTGCCGCAGCAGGCACCACGCGAGGGGACGGCGACCTGCCCATGGCGAGGAAGGCGTCGCTGCAGCGGTTCATGGAGAAGCGCAAAGGAAGGCTCGCCGCTCGCGCCGTCCCCTACAGCCGGCCCGACGGCGACGCGTCCTGCTACCATCTCACGCTGACGCTCTGA
- the LOC123161613 gene encoding protein TIFY 11e, which translates to MAATGSAKGLRFAAACGVLSRCIKAAEARPAATVVLPLMPGAEVPARDEQAAGPAPANAQMTIFYGGQVLVLDEVPADRAAELLRVAAAAGTKRGDGEAADGDLPMARKASLQRFMEKRKGSVAARAVPYSRPDGGAASCNRLTLTL; encoded by the coding sequence ATGGCGGCGACAGGGAGCGCTAAGGGCCTACGGTTCGCTGCAGCGTGCGGCGTTCTCAGCCGCTGCATcaaggcggcggaggcgcggccggCGGCCACGGTGGTCCTCCCCCTCATGCCCGGAGCGGAAGTGCCCGCGCGAGACGAGCAAGCGGCAGGTCCTGCGCCGGCGAACGCGCAGATGACCATCTTCTACGGCGGGCAGGTGCTGGTGCTGGACGAGGTCCCAGCCGACAGGGCGGCCGAGCTGCTCCGTGTCGCTGCCGCTGCAGGCACCAAgagaggggacggcgaggcagCGGATGGCGACCTGCCCATGGCGAGGAAGGCGTCCCTGCAGCGGTTCATGGAGAAGCGCAAGGGAAGCGTCGCCGCGCGCGCCGTCCCCTACAGCCGCCCCGACGGCGGCGCGGCCTCTTGTAACCGTCTCACGCTTACGCTCTGA